The proteins below are encoded in one region of Silene latifolia isolate original U9 population chromosome 2, ASM4854445v1, whole genome shotgun sequence:
- the LOC141641231 gene encoding uncharacterized protein LOC141641231 codes for MARNKRVSSSHSTSKTHKNNNSSTIIKSTTKISTSTTHNTNLSEPVSQVFEVGSSSTTDLRAFNLDKELESINEDKSTDDEEWTVVSNRRKQKSAESGKRPSLKIDASDVNPELEYWASAISCYVLGANPPSLVLRGFIRRIWNNLAISSIASQPNGVYLIRFKTKEDKQRALQSGPLFFDNKPFIVKDWTPGMKIVKDKPVTVPVWIRLYDLDIKYWGLALPKIVGLVGKPICSDQATKDKEYLGFARYLVEVKVGEQLPDTIEFIDEHDICQTQQVHYEWKPVSCNLCHGIGHETGLCKKKPVKAKPKIVQQVWKPKVPVPQAKVSEKIHVPQQAKSRQPDVVLPQLQPHMVVTPMPYQGSMLNSLTPARFLNRLTKKGEGISSGPTFVDVLSYSIRKNLLNSMGKGPSSQHINGLFGLVETKVRTNNITSVQDGLGNKWNFLNNNDIHESGRIWLLWDPSLFHVVLLMKDKQAIHVSVDHLQSGYSWTCSIIYGCNKDSERTSLWERIGSEVTLAEIRDFQQCVDSCGLYDLVNQGAYFTWNNKQEENKRVFSRIDRVLANDLWIDSGPSGIASFLPEGLFDHSPCIIRLWDESARKPSCFKYFNMWGKDERFHKDHQGCPGKATYRGCKSFQVVKKLKMLKYPLKQLNKEGFGDIINTTKVAHLLLKDIQKKLHQDPQNILLQNEERAAAISYKELSEARDMFLNQKAKVQWMKCNDENTQFFHSSIKARRALNKILTIKDQNGVLCSDNKSIENAFLTYYKDLLGSSKEVTRVNLGVVRRGKCITHQQASAMTQRISDVEIKEALFDIPIDKAPGPDGYTSCFFKDSFDITDDLLLFCKGNTGSVKILMRAMLTFSLASGLTINSNKSDVYMNGVPILKPLTFSNITGFHQGSFPFRYLGIDISYKRLTNYQCNKLVDKMVLRIRSWGAKKLSYAGRLILVKTVLSQLHCYWARIFLLPKGILNRVTIICRNYLWSGDNEYHRVLQCPGRVAARIKLKEVRELPIASSGMWPHCQIHRWIANKKDSLRVRWVHHIYIKRVDGGLTLPPVNSSWVWRQFVSAWHPFVWNRLCLPKVNFISWLFAKNKLLHIGEYLVGLHWISFSLEDMLHWKFGSLLKKQIAMAGIASLIYNIWVCRNSAKHDGCIPRPHRVLQQVQSMVKFRLQVIKSEAKLQKSRPWLEARNLLIC; via the exons ATGGCGAGGAACAAGCGAGTCTCGTCTTCGCATAGTACTTCTAAAACACATAAAAATAATAATTCATCAACTATTATTAAATCTACTACAAAAATTAGTACTAGTACGACACATAATACAAATCTGAGTGAACCTGTATCACAAGTTTTTGAGGTGGGAAGCTCGTCCACGACTGATCTTCGAGCTTTCAACCTTGATAAGGAATTGGAATCAATCAATGAGGACAAGTCAACTGATGATGAGGAATGGACGGTGGTGAGCAATCGAAGGAAACAGAAGTCTGCAGAGTCTGGTAAGCGTCCTTCTCTGAAAATTGACGCCTCTGATGTCAATCCGGAACTGGAGTATTGGGCGTCTGCGATTTCATGTTATGTCCTTGGTGCTAATCCACCGAGTCTTGTGCTAAGAGGTTTTATCAGACGTATTTGGAACAATTTAGCGATTTCTTCTATTGCTTCTCAACCTAATGGTGTCTATTTAATCCGATTTAAGACAAAGGAGGATAAGCAACGTGCTCTTCAGTCAGGCCCTCTTTTCTTTGACAACAAACCTTTCATTGTCAAGGATTGGACTCCTGGAATGAAGATTGTTAAGGATAAACCTGTGACTGTGCCTGTGTGGATTCGTCTATATGACCTGGACATCAAATATTGGGGGTTGGCCTTGCCTAAGATTGTAGGTTTAGTGGGTAAACCAATTTGCAGTGATCAGGCCACTAAAGACAAGGAATACTTAGGTTTCGCTCGATACTTGGTTGAGGTCAAGGTGGGAGAGCAGCTGCCTGATACAATTGAGTTCATTGATGAACATGATATTTGTCAGACACAGCAGGTTCATTATGAATGGAAACCAGTCTCCTGTAACCTATGCCATGGAATAGGACATGAGACTGGTCTCTGTAAGAAAAAACCAGTTAAGGCGAAACCTAAGATTGTGCAGCAGGTTTGGAAACCTAAGGTACCCGTCCCCCAAGCAAAGGTCTCTGAGAAAATACATGTGCCTCAACAGGCCAAGAGCAGGCAGCCTGATGTAGTTCTTCCTCAATTGCAGCCTCATATGGTAGTCACACCCATGCCATATCAGGGCTCAATGTTGAACTCTCTGACTCCTGCCAGGTTTCTCAACAGACTAACCAAGAAAGGGGAGGGGATATCTTCAGGACCCACCTTTGTTGATGTTCTCAGCTATTCTATAAGGAAGAATCTGTTGAATAGCATGGGAAAGGGACCCTCCTCTCAACATATCAATG GCTTGTTTGGGTTAGTTGAAACTAAAGTTAGAACCAACAACATCACTTCTGTTCAAGATGGTTTAGGGAATAAGTGGAATTTTCTCAATAATAATGATATCCATGAGAGTGGTAGGATCTGGCTCCTTTGGGATCCTAGCCTATTTCATGTAGTTCTGCTTATGAAGGATAAACAGGCTATTCATGTTTCTGTTGATCACTTACAGTCTGGCTACTCTTGGACCTGCTCCATCATCTATGGATGTAACAAAGACTCTGAGAGAACCAGTCTGTG GGAACGTATTGGCTCTGAGGTGACCTTAGCTGAGATCAGAGACTTTCAACAGTGTGTGGATAGTTGTGGGCTCTATGACCTTGTGAACCAAGGTGCTTATTTCACCTGGAACAACAAACAAGAAGAGAATAAGCGTGTGTTTAGCAGAATTGATAGGGTTTTAGCTAATGACCTGTGGATTGACAGTGGCCCCTCAGGAATTGCTTCTTTTTTACCTGAGGGACTCTTTGACCATAGCCCTTGCATCATTAGGTTGTGGGATGAGTCTGCTAGGAAACCTTCttgttttaaatattttaatatgtggggcaaAGATGAGAGGTTTCACAAAGATCATCAAGGATGTCCTGGCAAAGCAACATATCGGGGTTGCAAGAGTTTCCAGGTAGTTAAGAAGCTTAAAATGCTCAAATACCCTCTAAAGCAACTGAACAAAGAGGGATTTGGGGACATTATTAACACCACCAAGGTGGCTCACCTCCTGCTTAAGGATATTCAGAAAAAGTTACATCAGGACCCTCAGAATATCTTATTGCAGAATGAGGAAAGAGCTGCTGCTATTTCCTACAAAGAACTCAGTGAGGCTAGGGATATGTTCTTGAATCAAAAAGCTAAAGTTCAATGGATGAAATGCAATGATGAGAACACACAGTTCTTTCATAGCTCTATCAAGGCTAGAAGAGCTCTCAACAAAATTCTGACCATCAAGGATCAGAATGGGGTTCTCTGCTCTGATAACAAGTCCATTGAGAATGCCTTCTTGACCTATTACAAAGATCTCCTTGGAAGTTCTAAAGAAGTTACTAGGGTGAACCTGGGGGTTGTGAGAAGAGGCAAATGTATTACTCATCAGCAAGCTAGTGCCATGACCCAGAGAATCTCTGATGTTGAAATCAAGGAGGCTCTCTTTGATATTCCCATTGATAAGGCCCCTGGCCCGGATGGTTATACTTCTTGTTTCTTCAAAGACTCTTTTGATATCACTG ATGACTTGTTGCTTTTCTGCAAAGGGAATACTGGCTCTGTCAAAATTCTCATGAGGGCTATGCTTACCTTTTCTTTAGCTTCTGGCCTCACCATCAATTCCAACAAGTCTGATGTGTACATGAATGGAGTACCGATTCTCAAACCGCTCACATTCTCGAATATCACTGGCTTTCATCAAGGAAGTTTCCCCTTCAGGTACTTGGGAATTGACATTTCCTACAAACGGCTTACTAACTATCAATGTAACAAGCTAGTGGACAAAATGGTGCTTAGAATTAGGAGTTGGGGGGCTAAAAAGCTTAGCTATGCTGGGAGATTAATACTTGTTAAAACAGTGCTATCACAGCTTCACTGTTATTGGGCTCGTATTTTTCTTCTTCCTAAGGGCATCCTCAACAGAGTGACCATCATTTGTAGGAATTACCTATGGTCTGGTGATAATGAGTACCATAGAGTTCTGCAGTGTCCCGGGAGAGTCGCCGCCAGGATAAAACTAAAGGAGGTCCGGGAATTGCCGATTGCTTCTTCCGGAATGTGGCCGCATTGCCAAATACACCGGTGGATTGCAAATAAGAAGGATAGCCTCCGGGTGAGATGGGTGCATCATATTTACATCAAGCGGGTCGATGGTGGACTTACTCTCCCACCTGTAAATTCCAGTTGGGTATGGCGTCAATTTGTAAG TGCCTGGCACCCATTTGTTTGGAATCGTCTTTGCCTTCCTAAAGTTAACTTCATATCTTGGCTCTTTGCTAAGAACA AATTGCTTCATATTGGTGAATACTTGGTGGGACTTCACTGGATTAGTTTTTCCTTGGAAGACATGCTGCATTGGAAATTCGGGAGTCTGTTGAAGAAACAGATTGCCATGGCTGGTATTGCTAGCTTGATTTACAATATATGGGTATGTAGGAACTCTGCAAAACATGATGGATGCATACCTAGACCTCATAGAGTTTTGCAGCAGGTTCAAAGCATGGTAAAGTTCAGATTGCAAGTGATCAAATCAGAAGCAAAGCTACAAAAAAGTCGTCCCTGGCTTGAAGCTAGGAACCTCCTTATATGCTAA